The following are encoded together in the Pleurocapsa sp. FMAR1 genome:
- a CDS encoding diflavin flavoprotein yields the protein MPSVNKAKDVQVFPIAANTRVLRSRTWERLKFEIEYALQKGTTANSYLIEGDKTALFDPPGESFTTIFLDALQARIDPKTIDYVILGHINPNRASTLKALLKIAPQITIVCSNPGAVSLRKIWAEQELKLKVIKGEETLDLGQGHILEFIPTQNPRYPDHLCTYDRITEVLYTDKLFGCHVCGERIFDEGWAVDLEDRRYYFDCLMAPHARQVIASLDKIADKPARVYATAHGSLVRYSLIELTEDYRTWAQQQNELELNVALIYASAYGNTATIAGAIARGITKAGVAVESINAESAKAEEIKSAVDKSAGFIMGSPTLGGHAPTQIQSALGIVLANAAKTQLAGAFGSFGWSGEAVDLLETKFRNAGYRFGFEPIRVKFTPTDAVLKTCEEAGTDFAQALKKAKRDRQKVRKAQGITADVDRTEQAVGRLVGSMCIVTTKKSEVSGAMLASWVSQATFNPPGLTVAVAKERAIESLLYTGNNFVLNVLPEGKHISLMKHFLKPFAPGEDRFEGVATQEATNGCPILSDTLAYVECQVANRMECGDHWLIYAVAEQGKVFQSDAVTAIHHRKSGTHY from the coding sequence ATGCCCTCTGTAAATAAAGCCAAGGATGTTCAGGTATTTCCCATTGCTGCGAATACCCGCGTATTGCGATCGCGTACTTGGGAGCGTCTTAAGTTTGAAATTGAATACGCTCTGCAAAAAGGAACTACTGCTAATTCCTATCTAATTGAAGGGGATAAAACGGCTTTGTTCGATCCGCCAGGGGAATCTTTTACCACTATTTTTCTTGATGCTCTACAGGCAAGAATTGACCCGAAAACAATTGATTATGTGATTTTAGGGCATATCAACCCAAATCGCGCCAGCACCCTCAAGGCTTTATTAAAAATTGCTCCCCAAATTACGATTGTCTGTTCCAATCCAGGTGCAGTATCTCTGCGTAAAATTTGGGCAGAACAAGAATTAAAGTTGAAAGTCATCAAAGGGGAGGAGACTTTAGATCTTGGTCAAGGGCATATTTTAGAATTTATTCCTACCCAAAATCCTCGTTATCCCGACCATCTTTGTACTTACGATCGCATAACGGAGGTTCTTTATACTGATAAGCTGTTTGGCTGTCATGTATGTGGCGAGCGCATTTTTGACGAAGGTTGGGCAGTAGATTTAGAAGATCGCCGTTATTACTTTGATTGTCTAATGGCTCCCCATGCTCGTCAAGTTATTGCTAGCTTAGATAAAATTGCCGATAAACCTGCCCGTGTCTATGCTACTGCCCACGGTTCATTAGTTAGATATAGTCTAATTGAATTGACAGAAGATTATCGTACCTGGGCGCAACAGCAAAACGAACTAGAACTAAACGTGGCTTTAATCTATGCTTCTGCTTATGGTAACACTGCTACTATTGCTGGTGCGATCGCCAGAGGCATTACTAAAGCGGGAGTAGCGGTAGAATCGATTAATGCCGAATCCGCCAAAGCAGAGGAAATAAAATCGGCGGTAGACAAGTCTGCGGGCTTTATTATGGGTTCGCCTACCTTGGGAGGTCATGCTCCTACTCAAATACAGTCAGCTTTAGGAATTGTACTGGCTAATGCCGCCAAAACTCAGCTAGCAGGAGCATTTGGTTCTTTTGGCTGGAGTGGCGAAGCTGTAGACTTATTAGAAACCAAATTTCGTAACGCTGGTTACAGGTTCGGTTTTGAACCTATTCGCGTTAAATTTACCCCTACCGATGCCGTGTTAAAAACCTGTGAAGAAGCAGGAACAGATTTTGCTCAAGCTCTAAAAAAAGCCAAACGCGATCGCCAAAAAGTCAGAAAAGCTCAGGGAATTACCGCCGATGTCGATCGTACAGAGCAAGCGGTAGGTAGGCTGGTAGGTTCAATGTGTATTGTCACTACCAAAAAATCAGAAGTGTCGGGAGCAATGTTAGCTTCTTGGGTATCTCAAGCCACCTTTAATCCTCCTGGTTTAACCGTCGCTGTAGCCAAAGAAAGAGCGATCGAGTCTTTACTGTATACGGGCAACAACTTTGTCCTAAATGTTTTACCTGAAGGAAAACACATTAGCTTAATGAAACACTTCCTCAAGCCTTTTGCTCCAGGTGAAGATCGTTTTGAAGGGGTAGCCACACAAGAAGCCACCAATGGCTGTCCTATCTTAAGCGATACTCTGGCTTATGTAGAGTGTCAGGTTGCTAATCGTATGGAATGCGGAGATCATTGGTTAATTTATGCTGTTGCCGAACAAGGAAAAGTATTCCAGTCTGATGCTGTAACAGCAATTCATCACCGTAAATCAGGAACTCATTATTAA
- a CDS encoding aldo/keto reductase encodes MRQRWFGKTKLNLSVFSLGTMRLASPQTSRQTVARAVALGINHLETAKGYGQSEAYLGQALQDLAIPREQIYLTTKLSPTTDKEKIKLEIDESLARLQVDYIDCLAIHGINTWEHLEWAIKPNGCLAAIQTAIKQGKIRHLGFSTHGSLDLILAAIETDLFEFVNLHYYYFFQRNAKAIALAAAKDMGIFIISPADKGGKLYTPPQKLAELCSPFTALELNYRFLLSDRRITTLSVGAATPEELVTPLQVADADYSLTKEEKAVFSKLERELETTLATDLCRQCYQCLPCPETINIPEILRLRNLTTAYDMQDYGQYRYRMLENAGHWFPGKKGNNCTDCGDCLPRCPEQLDIPRLLRDTHQQLKGKERRRLWSE; translated from the coding sequence ATGCGACAGCGATGGTTTGGTAAAACTAAGCTTAATTTATCGGTGTTTTCTTTGGGGACAATGCGTTTGGCTTCTCCCCAAACCAGCCGTCAAACTGTCGCCCGTGCAGTTGCGCTGGGGATTAATCATCTAGAAACTGCAAAGGGATACGGTCAGAGCGAAGCATACCTGGGTCAAGCATTACAAGATTTAGCTATTCCTCGTGAGCAAATTTATCTCACCACCAAGTTATCTCCCACTACGGACAAAGAAAAAATTAAGCTGGAGATCGATGAGTCATTAGCCAGGCTGCAAGTCGATTATATAGACTGTCTGGCAATTCACGGTATTAACACCTGGGAACATTTAGAATGGGCAATAAAGCCCAATGGTTGTCTAGCAGCGATACAGACGGCAATTAAACAGGGAAAAATTAGACATTTAGGCTTTTCGACTCATGGCAGTTTAGACTTGATTTTGGCAGCAATCGAAACTGATTTATTTGAGTTTGTTAACCTGCACTACTATTATTTCTTTCAAAGGAATGCCAAAGCGATCGCCTTGGCTGCTGCCAAGGACATGGGCATATTCATTATTTCTCCTGCTGATAAAGGGGGTAAGTTATATACTCCTCCTCAAAAGTTAGCCGAGCTATGTTCTCCCTTTACTGCTTTAGAATTAAACTATCGTTTTTTATTAAGCGATCGCCGTATTACAACCCTGAGCGTTGGTGCTGCTACTCCAGAAGAATTAGTTACCCCTCTGCAAGTTGCTGATGCCGATTATTCTTTAACGAAGGAAGAAAAAGCAGTATTCAGCAAGCTAGAACGAGAGTTAGAAACTACTTTAGCTACAGATCTTTGTCGTCAGTGTTATCAATGTCTACCCTGTCCTGAAACAATTAATATTCCTGAGATCTTGAGACTGCGTAATCTAACTACTGCTTACGATATGCAGGACTATGGGCAATACCGTTACCGAATGCTAGAAAATGCGGGACATTGGTTTCCAGGTAAAAAGGGCAATAACTGTACCGACTGTGGTGATTGTTTGCCTCGTTGTCCAGAACAATTAGATATTCCTAGATTATTGCGTGATACTCATCAACAGTTGAAAGGTAAAGAGCGTCGCCGTTTGTGGTCAGAATAG
- a CDS encoding bifunctional nuclease family protein, whose protein sequence is MIEMKVTGIVLNAASRSPMILLKDSSERRALPIFIGQAQAEAIIEALEGHRPSRPLTHDLFANILNDCNVKLDKVIIHSLTDDIFYAVLCIEFNGIKKEIDCRPSDAVAIALRTNSPIWVLEEVIADASIPVDTDADDAERQAFRKFISSLSPDQLIKKGGYEEKH, encoded by the coding sequence ATGATTGAAATGAAAGTTACAGGCATTGTTTTAAATGCTGCTAGTCGCAGTCCTATGATTCTGCTCAAGGACAGTTCAGAGCGTAGAGCGTTACCAATTTTTATTGGACAAGCCCAAGCTGAGGCAATTATTGAGGCTTTAGAAGGACATCGCCCATCTCGTCCTCTGACTCATGATTTATTTGCCAACATCTTAAATGACTGTAACGTCAAATTAGACAAAGTAATTATTCATTCTCTTACCGATGACATTTTTTATGCAGTGCTTTGCATTGAGTTTAATGGAATCAAAAAAGAAATTGATTGTCGTCCTAGTGATGCTGTGGCGATCGCTCTTCGTACCAATAGTCCTATTTGGGTATTAGAAGAAGTTATTGCCGATGCTTCTATTCCCGTGGATACTGATGCGGATGATGCCGAAAGACAAGCTTTTAGAAAGTTTATTTCTAGCCTAAGTCCCGATCAACTTATTAAAAAGGGTGGTTATGAAGAAAAACATTAG
- a CDS encoding riboflavin synthase, which translates to MFTGLVQSLGSIESHSQDSFEVSIAQNAYKSIISDLAIGDSVAVDGVCLTVETILDRGFIATASPETLERTTLGDRENASKYVNLETSLRMGSKIGGHFVTGHIDGIGCFIESVSTATSWKIRFGMPTGMSEQWQERIGRYLVSKGSIAVNGISLTIADCAPDGSWFSAAVIPHTYAETNLSCLRSGNLVNLESDILGKYVDRLISHRLPGHHQQEEISLSFLAEHGYG; encoded by the coding sequence ATGTTTACAGGTTTAGTACAGTCATTAGGCTCAATTGAGAGCCACAGCCAAGATTCCTTCGAGGTTTCAATTGCCCAGAACGCTTATAAGTCAATTATTTCAGATTTGGCAATTGGCGATAGCGTCGCTGTCGATGGGGTATGTCTAACAGTAGAAACAATTTTAGATCGGGGCTTTATTGCTACGGCATCCCCTGAAACTTTAGAGAGAACAACTTTGGGCGATCGCGAGAACGCTTCTAAATACGTTAACCTAGAAACCTCTCTGCGTATGGGCAGCAAAATTGGCGGACACTTCGTTACAGGACACATTGACGGTATCGGTTGCTTTATAGAATCAGTTTCTACTGCCACCTCCTGGAAAATTCGCTTTGGTATGCCCACAGGCATGAGTGAACAATGGCAAGAGAGAATAGGACGCTATCTAGTTTCTAAAGGCAGTATTGCCGTCAACGGTATTAGTCTTACCATAGCTGATTGCGCCCCTGATGGTAGTTGGTTTAGCGCAGCCGTAATTCCTCATACTTATGCCGAGACAAATCTAAGTTGTTTGCGATCGGGCAATTTAGTCAACCTAGAAAGCGATATTTTAGGCAAATATGTCGATCGATTAATCTCTCATCGTTTACCTGGTCATCATCAGCAAGAAGAAATTAGTTTATCTTTCCTAGCTGAACATGGCTATGGATAA
- a CDS encoding MATE family efflux transporter produces MTLNCSTRTEIKQFFQLAIPLASAQVAQSLTGFFDTIMMGRLGVETLAGGGLAALIFFAIANVAAGIVMAVSPLIAEANGAGNQRRIEDLTRQGFWLSLLLSIPITIAIAHFDSIMLQLGQPEATVTLANTYLDIILWGVFPVIGFAMLRGMVSGLSHAHPVMYIVVVGTLFNIMGNYVLGFGKFGFPRLELAGLALSSTVTLWGMFFALLIYILKHPQLRNYQILKQLHHLKPRIIWELGKIGFPIGIFLALEIGLFTVVSFLMGTLGVEVLAAHQIVFQTMIVIFMIPLGMSYAATVRVGQWLGQKNLAGIKRAGYLSISAGAIFAIAITIVMLLFPTAIISLYIDINDPANAEIIRLALPMLAIATVSQILDAVQKITYGALQGLQDTRIPVLLNIPAFWIIGLTSGYLLGFYFDLGGVGLWLGQSIGVAVAAFLFLIRWQQRLLQISQIGRVDILHQSSDR; encoded by the coding sequence ATGACGCTTAACTGTTCAACTCGCACCGAAATCAAGCAATTTTTCCAGTTAGCTATTCCTTTAGCCAGCGCACAAGTGGCTCAATCTTTGACAGGATTTTTTGACACGATTATGATGGGCAGACTAGGGGTAGAAACTTTAGCAGGTGGGGGATTAGCTGCTTTAATCTTTTTTGCTATTGCCAATGTTGCTGCGGGAATAGTTATGGCGGTAAGCCCTTTGATTGCTGAAGCCAACGGCGCAGGAAACCAAAGAAGGATTGAGGATCTAACACGACAAGGATTTTGGTTATCTTTACTGCTATCAATACCAATTACGATCGCGATCGCTCATTTCGACTCAATCATGCTGCAATTGGGACAGCCAGAAGCAACCGTTACTCTAGCTAATACCTATCTAGATATTATTCTTTGGGGCGTATTTCCTGTTATCGGCTTTGCTATGCTGCGGGGTATGGTATCTGGACTATCTCATGCTCATCCCGTGATGTATATCGTAGTTGTCGGCACTCTGTTTAATATTATGGGTAACTATGTTTTGGGCTTCGGAAAATTTGGCTTTCCTCGTCTAGAATTGGCAGGATTAGCCCTATCAAGTACCGTAACTCTTTGGGGGATGTTTTTTGCCCTACTAATCTATATTCTCAAACATCCGCAACTGAGAAATTATCAGATTCTCAAGCAGCTACATCACCTAAAACCAAGAATTATCTGGGAATTAGGTAAAATTGGTTTTCCTATTGGGATATTTTTGGCATTAGAAATTGGCTTATTTACGGTTGTAAGTTTCCTTATGGGAACATTGGGAGTAGAAGTGCTGGCTGCACACCAAATTGTCTTTCAAACTATGATCGTAATCTTTATGATTCCTTTAGGAATGTCTTATGCAGCTACAGTTCGAGTCGGACAATGGCTTGGACAAAAAAACTTAGCGGGAATTAAGCGAGCAGGATATCTAAGTATTAGCGCGGGAGCGATATTTGCGATCGCCATAACTATCGTCATGCTTTTGTTTCCTACAGCGATTATTAGCCTATATATCGATATTAACGATCCTGCTAATGCAGAAATTATACGTTTAGCTTTGCCGATGCTGGCGATCGCTACGGTGTCTCAGATATTAGACGCGGTGCAAAAAATTACCTACGGTGCGCTACAAGGACTTCAAGATACTCGCATTCCAGTGCTGCTGAACATTCCCGCTTTTTGGATTATTGGCTTAACTTCAGGCTATCTGCTGGGCTTTTATTTCGATTTGGGTGGTGTCGGCTTGTGGTTAGGGCAGTCGATAGGCGTAGCAGTGGCTGCATTCTTGTTCTTGATTCGTTGGCAACAAAGATTATTGCAGATTTCTCAAATAGGTAGAGTAGACATTTTGCATCAATCGAGCGATCGCTAG
- a CDS encoding DUF5615 family PIN-like protein codes for MKLLFDQNLSPVLINHLGDLYAGSNHVYNLNLDRVSDTEVWEYARKEGFLIVTKDADFSDVCTLRGFPPKIIWIIRGNCKTANIEAILRNHYDDIEALNNDQTTGILTLF; via the coding sequence GTGAAACTGCTTTTCGATCAGAACTTGTCTCCAGTATTGATAAATCACCTGGGAGATCTTTATGCTGGTTCTAATCACGTTTACAATTTAAATCTCGATCGAGTTTCAGATACTGAAGTTTGGGAATATGCGCGAAAAGAAGGTTTTCTAATTGTTACCAAAGATGCAGATTTTAGCGATGTTTGTACACTGAGAGGCTTTCCACCCAAAATTATTTGGATTATACGAGGCAACTGTAAAACAGCTAATATTGAAGCGATTTTGCGAAATCATTACGATGATATTGAGGCATTAAATAACGACCAAACTACTGGTATTCTTACATTATTTTAG
- a CDS encoding DUF433 domain-containing protein, translated as MSYEDIITIEPGKRSGKPCIRGMRITVYDILEYLAAGMSHQEILEDFPYLTEDDIRACLSYAADREKILMVIKA; from the coding sequence ATGAGCTATGAAGACATAATCACTATAGAACCAGGTAAGCGGAGTGGAAAACCCTGTATTCGAGGGATGAGAATTACAGTTTACGACATTCTGGAATATCTAGCAGCAGGTATGTCTCATCAAGAGATTCTTGAGGATTTTCCATATTTAACTGAGGACGACATTCGGGCTTGCCTGAGTTATGCTGCCGACAGAGAAAAAATATTGATGGTCATAAAAGCGTGA
- the uvrB gene encoding excinuclease ABC subunit UvrB has protein sequence MSLFNLQAPFEPQGDQPSAIAQLTESLQANNRFQTLLGATGTGKTFSIANVISNVQKPTLVLAHNKTLAAQLCNELRLFFPDNAVEYFVSYYDYYQPEAYIPVSDTYIEKTASINDEIDMLRHSATRSLFERKDVIVVASISCIYGLGMPAEYLKAAVSLKLGMEVNQRELLRDLVTVQYSRNDIELERGRFRVKGDVLEIVPAYEDRIIRIEFFGDEIEALRYVDPVSGEILQSMNGVSIYPARHFVTPQERLEKAIQDIKDELEARLIELETDNKLLEAQRLEQRCRYDLELLQEVGYCNGVENYSRHLAGKKPGAPPECLVDYFPDDWLLVIDESHVSVPQLRGMYNGDQARKKVLIEHGFRLPSAADNRPLKADEFWEKVSQCIFVSATPAKWELEQSEDRVAQQIIRPTGVIDPEILVRPTEGQVDDLLSEINERVAKRERVLITTLTKKMAEDLSEYFAERNVKVQYLHSEIKSIERIEILQALRKGEFDVLIGVNLLREGLDLPEVSLVAILDADKEGFLRSESSIIQTIGRAARHIEGQAILYADNLTNSMARAIEETERRRNIQVAYNKRHNITPKPIIKNEENSILAYLDISRRLNSEQLEEVYEKSYDLPLEKIPALIEQLEAKMKQAAKDLEFEEAAKYRDRILKLRDKLLGRSKNK, from the coding sequence ATGAGCTTATTTAATCTGCAAGCACCCTTTGAACCCCAAGGAGATCAGCCCAGTGCGATCGCGCAATTAACGGAGTCATTACAGGCAAATAACCGCTTCCAGACTTTATTAGGGGCAACAGGTACAGGTAAGACTTTTTCGATTGCCAACGTGATTTCTAATGTGCAGAAACCGACTTTAGTTCTGGCACACAATAAAACTTTAGCTGCTCAATTGTGTAACGAGTTGCGCCTGTTTTTTCCTGATAACGCGGTGGAATATTTTGTTAGTTATTATGATTATTATCAGCCAGAGGCATACATTCCCGTTAGCGATACCTATATCGAAAAGACGGCATCTATCAATGATGAGATTGATATGTTGCGTCACTCGGCAACGCGATCGCTTTTTGAACGCAAAGATGTAATTGTCGTCGCCTCGATTAGCTGTATTTACGGTTTGGGAATGCCCGCGGAGTATCTTAAAGCAGCCGTGTCTTTAAAGTTGGGAATGGAAGTAAATCAACGGGAATTATTACGAGATTTAGTTACAGTTCAATATTCTCGTAATGATATTGAACTTGAACGAGGACGATTTCGGGTTAAGGGAGATGTATTAGAAATTGTCCCTGCTTATGAAGATCGCATTATTCGGATTGAGTTTTTTGGCGATGAAATTGAAGCCTTGCGCTATGTCGATCCCGTCTCAGGAGAGATTTTGCAGAGTATGAACGGTGTTAGTATTTATCCTGCCCGTCACTTTGTTACCCCCCAAGAAAGATTAGAAAAGGCTATTCAAGATATAAAGGATGAATTAGAAGCCCGTTTAATTGAGCTTGAGACTGATAATAAACTACTAGAAGCACAGCGATTAGAACAACGGTGCCGTTACGATTTGGAACTATTGCAGGAAGTTGGCTATTGTAATGGTGTAGAAAACTATTCTCGGCATTTAGCAGGAAAAAAACCAGGCGCACCTCCAGAATGTTTAGTGGATTATTTCCCCGATGACTGGTTGCTAGTTATTGATGAGTCTCACGTTAGCGTACCTCAACTACGTGGGATGTATAACGGTGATCAGGCGCGGAAAAAGGTTTTAATCGAGCATGGCTTTAGATTACCTTCGGCTGCGGATAATCGCCCTCTCAAAGCAGATGAATTTTGGGAGAAAGTTAGCCAGTGTATATTTGTTTCGGCTACTCCTGCTAAGTGGGAATTAGAACAGTCAGAAGATCGAGTGGCGCAGCAAATTATTCGCCCTACAGGAGTGATCGATCCTGAGATCTTGGTTCGCCCTACAGAAGGACAAGTCGATGATCTCTTAAGTGAGATTAATGAAAGAGTAGCCAAGAGAGAAAGAGTTTTAATTACTACCCTAACTAAAAAAATGGCGGAGGATCTTAGCGAATATTTTGCCGAACGAAATGTAAAGGTACAGTATTTGCATTCAGAGATTAAATCAATTGAACGCATAGAAATTCTTCAGGCTTTACGTAAAGGTGAGTTTGATGTCTTAATTGGGGTTAACCTGCTGCGGGAAGGCTTAGATTTGCCTGAAGTATCTTTAGTAGCAATTCTCGATGCGGACAAAGAAGGATTTTTGCGTTCAGAAAGTTCGATCATTCAAACCATCGGTAGGGCTGCACGACATATAGAAGGACAGGCGATTTTGTATGCCGACAACTTGACTAATAGTATGGCAAGGGCAATTGAAGAAACAGAAAGACGACGTAATATTCAAGTGGCTTACAATAAACGTCACAATATTACTCCCAAGCCAATTATCAAAAATGAAGAGAATTCGATCCTAGCTTATCTGGATATTTCTCGTCGTTTAAATTCTGAACAACTAGAAGAAGTTTATGAGAAATCTTACGATCTGCCTCTAGAAAAGATTCCCGCTTTGATAGAACAGCTAGAAGCCAAAATGAAACAAGCAGCAAAGGATTTAGAATTTGAGGAGGCTGCTAAGTATCGCGATCGCATTTTAAAACTACGAGATAAATTATTAGGGCGAAGTAAAAATAAGTAA
- a CDS encoding PIN domain-containing protein, which translates to MSELLSYSSIEANEIKGIQNFVNDVTVVELKNPLKKETIALRKKYNLRVPDAIIAATALKLDCPLLTNDKKLLSVSEIETCPVLTLNRSCSTLILC; encoded by the coding sequence TTGAGCGAACTACTTTCATATTCAAGCATCGAGGCAAATGAAATTAAGGGAATTCAAAATTTCGTTAATGATGTAACTGTTGTCGAACTTAAGAATCCACTTAAGAAAGAAACGATCGCCTTAAGAAAAAAATATAATCTTAGAGTGCCAGATGCGATTATTGCCGCAACTGCTTTGAAGCTAGATTGTCCTCTGCTTACCAATGATAAAAAACTATTAAGCGTCTCGGAAATTGAGACTTGTCCTGTACTAACATTAAACCGAAGTTGCTCTACTTTGATTTTATGTTAA
- a CDS encoding excisionase family DNA-binding protein, which yields MLEQKSNPNSSNFEKSEQINVKELKQLLNSEKSLPKLVSSTGEEVVLSKPVYDLLYQVLEAMEAGVEVTVSPIDEDMTIAEAADVLNVSSFYLEKLLDQGKITFKAVGVSKHINTKDLLDYKSNRDVERRKGLSELTAFLQEEGFYTE from the coding sequence ATGTTAGAGCAGAAATCTAATCCCAATTCCTCTAATTTTGAAAAAAGCGAGCAAATAAATGTCAAAGAACTAAAACAGCTTTTAAATTCTGAAAAATCTTTGCCTAAATTAGTTAGCAGCACAGGCGAAGAGGTAGTTCTATCTAAACCTGTATATGATTTACTTTATCAAGTTCTAGAGGCAATGGAAGCTGGTGTTGAAGTTACTGTTTCGCCGATAGATGAAGATATGACTATTGCTGAAGCAGCAGATGTTCTGAATGTATCATCTTTTTATTTAGAAAAACTTCTAGATCAAGGAAAAATTACTTTTAAAGCAGTGGGAGTTTCTAAGCATATTAATACTAAAGATCTTCTTGATTATAAAAGTAATAGAGACGTAGAAAGACGTAAAGGTTTGAGTGAGTTAACTGCTTTCTTGCAAGAAGAAGGATTTTATACAGAATAA
- a CDS encoding PIN domain-containing protein yields the protein MKTIVVLDACVLFPKPLGDTLLRIAEEELYRLHLSQEILNETTRNLVKKNRMSEEKAIRYQQQIKQYFPESMVEGYESLIPSMTNDIKDRHVLAAAVKSKANVIVTFNLKDFPPEFLQPWGIKAQHPDEFLLELFSDFEMNIAVEIVRQQAADLKKPSMTIKELIVLLDRQVPNFARLILYYRYSDRISQIALKTLELLGEEKRNKILSYEGEEYYFEIRDKTLTIKQKAKGEIFRETENTVNCDFTFQDLEKLEEFKQKLNKQFNESITKN from the coding sequence GTGAAAACTATAGTAGTTCTCGATGCGTGTGTTCTTTTTCCTAAGCCTCTTGGTGACACTTTATTGCGTATTGCAGAAGAAGAATTGTATCGTCTTCATCTGTCACAAGAAATTTTAAACGAAACTACTCGTAATCTTGTGAAAAAAAACAGGATGAGCGAAGAGAAAGCAATTAGATATCAGCAGCAGATAAAACAATACTTTCCAGAATCAATGGTTGAAGGATATGAATCATTGATCCCTTCTATGACCAATGATATTAAAGATCGTCATGTATTAGCAGCAGCAGTAAAAAGCAAAGCCAATGTTATTGTTACATTTAACTTGAAAGACTTTCCACCAGAATTTTTGCAGCCTTGGGGAATTAAAGCACAACATCCAGATGAATTTCTACTTGAGCTATTTTCTGATTTTGAGATGAATATTGCTGTGGAGATTGTTAGACAACAAGCGGCTGACTTAAAAAAACCATCAATGACAATTAAAGAGCTTATTGTGCTTTTAGATCGCCAAGTTCCAAATTTTGCCAGATTGATATTATATTACAGATATAGCGATCGCATTTCTCAAATTGCACTAAAAACGCTTGAATTATTGGGTGAAGAAAAGCGAAACAAAATTTTGTCTTATGAAGGAGAAGAATACTATTTCGAAATAAGAGATAAAACCTTGACTATTAAGCAGAAAGCTAAGGGAGAAATTTTTAGGGAAACAGAAAATACCGTAAACTGCGATTTTACTTTTCAAGACTTGGAAAAATTAGAGGAATTTAAACAAAAGCTAAACAAGCAGTTTAACGAATCAATTACCAAAAATTAA